One part of the Cyclobacteriaceae bacterium genome encodes these proteins:
- a CDS encoding rhomboid family intramembrane serine protease, with translation MWLCFFLEHNYHWAISQYGIQPRTLIGLIGIFLGPLAHGDIYHLVSNTLPLLFLGATLFYFYDRIANAIFFRAFFWTNALVWLFARPANHIGASGIVYALAFFLIFFGLFRRDFLSILISVITILLYGGIFYGVLPGDPRISWEAHLAGALVGITSAFTFSSKKRVG, from the coding sequence ATGTGGTTGTGCTTTTTCCTGGAGCATAATTATCATTGGGCGATAAGCCAATACGGGATTCAACCCCGTACCCTTATTGGATTGATAGGCATATTTTTAGGCCCGCTTGCCCACGGTGACATCTACCACTTGGTGTCAAACACGTTGCCGTTACTTTTTCTCGGTGCCACGCTCTTTTACTTTTACGATCGCATAGCCAATGCAATATTCTTCCGCGCTTTTTTTTGGACCAATGCGTTGGTTTGGCTTTTTGCCAGGCCGGCTAACCATATCGGTGCCAGCGGCATTGTTTATGCGTTGGCCTTTTTCCTGATATTCTTCGGGCTGTTCAGGCGCGACTTTCTATCCATACTTATCTCGGTCATCACCATACTTCTTTACGGTGGAATTTTTTACGGAGTTTTGCCTGGCGATCCTCGCATTTCTTGGGAAGCTCATTTGGCAGGTGCCTTGGTTGGCATTACATCAGCGTTTACATTTAGTTCAAAAAAACGGGTGGGGTAA